Part of the Planctomycetota bacterium genome is shown below.
TTCGCGGCCGGCGACCCGCCACGATTTCCTGACGGCAAGAAGGGAAGGGTTTTCGGCTTGACTTGCTGGTAATACAAAGTAATAATACTCTCAGGGCGGCGGGACGCCCGGAAGAGTGCCGGGAGAAACGCACGTGAAACGCCGAAGCAGGCGGAACGTCCCGCCTCTGACTCTGGACGCTGCGCGGGGAATGCTGCGCAGAAAGCCCGAGGTCATCACCTTCAAGGCCGACCCGGCCCTTGTGGAAGCGATGAAGAACATCCCGAACCGCTCGGAGTTCATCCGGACCGCCGTCCTGGCCGCCATGGGCAACCTCTGCCCCCTGTGTCAGGGCACGGGCATGCTCACGCCGAAGCAGCAGGTGCACTGGCAGGCCTTCGCCGAAACCCACGCCGTTCAGCAGTGCAAGGAGTGTCACGAACTGCACGTGGTCTGCCAGCGGTCGCCCGTCAAACGGAAATCGCACGGCAGGCGGAGGAAATAGGCAAAAACGAGGATGCTCCTATGTCAGTCCTCCTGTGGATAATCGCGGCCACGATGATAGACGGGCTTATATCCCTGGTCGGCGCCGCAA
Proteins encoded:
- a CDS encoding CopG family transcriptional regulator — its product is MKRRSRRNVPPLTLDAARGMLRRKPEVITFKADPALVEAMKNIPNRSEFIRTAVLAAMGNLCPLCQGTGMLTPKQQVHWQAFAETHAVQQCKECHELHVVCQRSPVKRKSHGRRRK